One part of the Nostoc sp. PCC 7120 = FACHB-418 genome encodes these proteins:
- the crcB gene encoding fluoride efflux transporter CrcB, producing MGFGFKILVEQSIQLLTVAPRLVPEVLQQPTIRHPIAVSLGAIAGALSRYYLSLWFAQRFGITFPYGTLFINITGCLAMGFFYALALERLSLISPEIRLLVAVGFLGAYTTFSTYALDTFTLLGDRNLLAAGFYWAGSSILGVISIQIGIILGRLCQ from the coding sequence ATGGGATTTGGATTCAAGATTTTGGTTGAGCAGAGTATCCAATTGTTGACTGTTGCACCAAGACTCGTCCCAGAAGTTTTGCAACAACCGACAATTCGTCATCCTATTGCTGTGAGTTTGGGTGCGATCGCCGGCGCACTCAGTCGCTATTATCTCAGTTTGTGGTTTGCCCAACGCTTCGGCATAACTTTTCCCTACGGCACATTGTTCATTAATATTACTGGCTGTTTAGCTATGGGTTTCTTTTATGCCCTAGCGCTAGAGCGATTATCCCTAATTTCCCCCGAAATCAGATTACTTGTAGCAGTTGGTTTTCTCGGTGCATACACCACATTTTCAACTTATGCCTTAGACACCTTTACCCTTTTAGGCGATCGTAATTTACTAGCAGCAGGGTTTTACTGGGCTGGCAGTAGCATATTAGGAGTGATCAGCATCCAGATAGGGATAATTCTGGGTAGATTATGTCAGTAG
- a CDS encoding CoB--CoM heterodisulfide reductase iron-sulfur subunit B family protein, translating into MLSQTLKYAYFPGCVAQGACRELYQSTQALTQALGIQLIELKKAACCGSGTFKEDSQLLEDTVNARNIALAEELNLPLLTHCSTCQGVIGHVNERLQESQTSNPAYIEQVNGLLHKEGCSPYQGSTEVKHLLYALVTDYGLEEITKRVTRKLSGLKCAAFYGCYLLRAQKLMPYDDPYNPQAMENVFQAVGAEPIYYRGRTQCCGWPLSSYATNESFKMAGMHLQDALAAGADCLVTPCPLCHLNLDSRQPEVEKVIGHKLGLPVLHLPQLIALALGVSPEELGLDRHIVSTKSVLEKLGF; encoded by the coding sequence ATGCTATCTCAGACACTAAAATATGCTTATTTTCCTGGTTGTGTTGCCCAAGGTGCTTGTCGGGAACTGTATCAGTCTACCCAAGCTCTTACCCAAGCTTTAGGTATTCAACTAATTGAATTGAAAAAAGCTGCCTGCTGTGGTTCTGGCACATTTAAGGAAGACTCTCAACTGCTGGAAGATACAGTCAATGCTCGCAATATTGCCCTAGCCGAAGAATTAAATTTACCTTTACTAACTCATTGCAGCACTTGTCAGGGTGTGATTGGTCATGTTAATGAGCGTTTGCAAGAATCTCAGACCAGTAACCCTGCTTATATAGAACAGGTGAATGGTCTGTTACACAAAGAAGGTTGTTCACCTTATCAGGGTAGTACAGAGGTGAAACACCTGCTTTATGCTTTAGTCACAGACTATGGTTTAGAGGAAATTACCAAACGTGTCACCCGTAAGTTATCTGGTTTGAAGTGTGCGGCTTTTTATGGCTGTTATCTACTCCGGGCCCAAAAGTTGATGCCTTACGATGATCCTTACAATCCACAGGCGATGGAAAATGTTTTCCAGGCAGTGGGGGCAGAGCCAATTTATTATCGTGGACGGACACAATGTTGTGGTTGGCCTTTGTCTAGTTATGCCACTAATGAATCTTTTAAGATGGCGGGGATGCACCTCCAAGATGCCTTAGCCGCAGGTGCAGATTGTTTAGTTACCCCTTGTCCTTTATGCCATCTCAATTTAGATTCTCGTCAACCAGAGGTGGAAAAAGTTATCGGTCATAAACTAGGTTTGCCAGTGTTGCACCTACCACAGTTAATTGCTTTGGCTTTAGGCGTTAGTCCTGAAGAATTAGGATTAGACCGCCACATTGTTTCGACGAAATCAGTGTTAGAAAAATTAGGATTTTAA
- a CDS encoding dihydroorotase produces MTTELLQQVRVIDPVSGIDNITDVLIADGVIQAIAPNIPNTRPDTQIRDCRGLVLGPGLVDLYSHSGEPGFEERETLASFLQAAAAGGFTKVSILPDTSPAIDNPALVAQLQKRGQGAGGRGQGEKSPIPNPQYLAPLLYIWGAMTLDVAGKQMTELADLAAAGVVGFTDGLPLDNLSLVRRLLEYVQPLGKPVAFCPCDRQLSANGVMREGADALRFGLPPIPPSAETSAIAALLELVAASGNTQVHIMRVSTARSVELIAAAKAQGLPITASTTWLHLLLDTKAVKSYNTSLHLDPPLGNASDVKALREGVRTGVIDAIAIDHAPYTYEEKVQAFAEAPPGAIGFELALPLLWQNLVETGEFTALELWQALSTRPAQCIQQKVSAFAPHHQAELTLFDPQKIWKVEKKNLYTLSSNTSWLGQELQGRVIQTWV; encoded by the coding sequence ATGACAACTGAACTTCTGCAACAAGTAAGGGTAATCGACCCGGTTTCGGGTATTGACAATATCACAGATGTGTTAATTGCTGATGGCGTAATTCAAGCCATTGCCCCCAATATTCCTAATACTCGTCCTGATACTCAAATTAGAGATTGTCGAGGATTAGTTCTTGGCCCTGGTTTAGTGGATTTATACAGCCACTCTGGAGAACCAGGATTTGAAGAACGGGAAACGCTGGCATCTTTCTTACAAGCGGCGGCGGCTGGTGGTTTTACCAAAGTCAGTATTTTACCCGATACATCTCCGGCTATTGATAACCCCGCACTGGTGGCACAGTTGCAGAAGAGGGGGCAGGGGGCAGGGGGCAGGGGGCAGGGGGAGAAATCCCCAATCCCCAATCCCCAATACCTAGCACCCCTGCTCTATATCTGGGGTGCTATGACTCTGGATGTGGCTGGGAAGCAGATGACAGAATTGGCTGATTTAGCGGCGGCTGGGGTGGTTGGTTTTACTGATGGGTTGCCTTTAGACAATTTAAGCTTGGTACGGCGCTTGCTGGAATATGTCCAACCCTTGGGGAAACCTGTAGCATTTTGTCCATGCGATCGCCAACTCTCCGCTAATGGTGTGATGCGGGAAGGCGCAGATGCCCTCCGCTTTGGTTTACCTCCCATACCCCCTAGTGCAGAAACAAGCGCGATCGCGGCTTTATTAGAGTTGGTTGCCGCTTCAGGTAATACTCAAGTACACATTATGCGGGTTTCCACCGCCCGCAGCGTGGAACTGATCGCCGCCGCCAAAGCCCAAGGTTTACCCATCACCGCTAGCACCACTTGGCTACATTTGTTACTAGACACCAAAGCGGTTAAAAGTTACAATACCAGCCTGCATTTAGACCCACCATTGGGTAACGCCAGCGATGTCAAAGCCTTGCGTGAAGGAGTCCGCACAGGGGTAATAGATGCGATCGCCATTGATCATGCGCCATACACCTACGAAGAAAAAGTCCAAGCCTTCGCCGAAGCGCCACCAGGGGCGATCGGTTTTGAGTTAGCATTACCCCTACTTTGGCAAAATCTGGTGGAAACTGGAGAATTTACGGCCTTAGAATTATGGCAAGCTTTGAGTACTCGCCCAGCCCAATGTATTCAACAAAAAGTGAGTGCGTTTGCTCCTCATCACCAAGCAGAACTAACTTTATTTGACCCCCAAAAAATCTGGAAAGTCGAGAAGAAAAATCTGTATACACTTTCTAGTAACACATCTTGGTTAGGGCAAGAATTACAAGGGCGAGTCATACAAACTTGGGTGTAA
- the acpP gene encoding acyl carrier protein, with product MSQSETFEKVKKIVIEQLSVENPDTVTPEASFANDLQADSLDTVELVMALEEEFDIEIPDEAAEKITTVQEAVDYINNQVAASA from the coding sequence ATGAGCCAATCAGAAACTTTTGAAAAAGTCAAAAAAATTGTTATCGAACAACTAAGTGTGGAGAACCCTGACACAGTAACTCCAGAAGCTAGTTTTGCCAACGATTTACAGGCTGATTCCCTCGATACAGTAGAACTAGTAATGGCTTTGGAAGAAGAATTTGATATCGAAATTCCCGATGAAGCCGCAGAGAAAATTACCACTGTTCAAGAAGCGGTGGATTACATCAATAACCAAGTTGCCGCATCAGCTTAA